One window of Solwaraspora sp. WMMA2056 genomic DNA carries:
- a CDS encoding GNAT family N-acetyltransferase, which translates to MLATVHSRRLPGIGRFDLTVLDPDLHLDLVYGWVTEPRARFWGMTRHTREQVGDIYRFIDSLDSHHAYLMSVDDEPVGIFQTYEPAEDPLGEHYPVRDGDVGIHLFLAPARHRIPGFTDAVAAAFTGYLFSDPRRQRIVIEPDVRNEPALRRWKRLGFVFDAQLDLADKQAQLAFLARTMAR; encoded by the coding sequence ATGCTGGCCACCGTCCACTCCCGGCGACTGCCGGGCATCGGCCGGTTCGACCTGACGGTGCTCGACCCTGACCTGCACCTCGACCTGGTGTACGGGTGGGTCACCGAGCCCCGCGCCCGGTTCTGGGGCATGACCCGGCACACCCGGGAACAGGTCGGCGACATCTACCGGTTCATCGACAGCCTGGACTCGCACCACGCGTACCTGATGAGCGTCGACGACGAACCGGTCGGCATCTTCCAGACCTACGAGCCGGCCGAGGACCCGCTCGGCGAGCACTATCCGGTCCGCGACGGCGACGTCGGAATCCACCTGTTCCTCGCCCCGGCCCGGCACCGGATCCCGGGGTTCACCGACGCGGTCGCCGCCGCGTTCACCGGATACCTGTTCAGCGATCCCCGGCGCCAGCGGATCGTCATCGAACCGGACGTCCGCAACGAGCCGGCGCTGCGCCGGTGGAAGCGGCTCGGTTTCGTCTTCGACGCGCAGCTGGATCTGGCGGACAAGCAGGCCCAGCTGGCGTTCCTGGCCCGTACCATGGCCCGATGA
- a CDS encoding GNAT family N-acetyltransferase: protein MSTFALSGSLGTMTVEPLDVASYAGHLHAWITHPRSIYWGMPDADLDAVRREYERIDADPHHHAWLGRLDGEPLFLAETYEPAHSELATHYPVRPGDVGMHVLVAPPAGGQRHGLTSAVMRTVLAFIFADPAHHRVVVEPDVRNEAIAAKNAEAGFVVDRLITLSDKQARLSFCTRAAFAASPLGEGRSASPVTLPAHLDPATIAVAHRHLVAKAIAEFSHERLIQPRPDGSVPAGADGGSYLLTTGERIHYRFRARRYALDHWLIDPASVTREVDGAPAPPDALDLIIELQETLGIPPKLLGTYLEEISATLAGAAWKHHHRRERAADLVHADFQTIESAMTEGHPLFVANNGRIGFGLTDHAAYAPEAGAPVRLVWLAVRRDLSTFTAGRGVDEQTHYLAELGADTLYRFAQRLRDLGLDPHAYRYLPVHPWQWEHKVGITFAADVAARAIVPVGTSPDRYRAQQSIRTFFNIDAPQRHYVKTALSIQNMGFMRGLSPAYMRATPPINDWVADLVAADDTLRDCGFEVLRELASVGYTGDAYHRSGAPVSAYQRMLAALWRESPVPRIAPGQRLATMASLLHRDRDGAHLATAMITASGLTASDWLTRYLRAYLRPLLHCLLGYDLAFMPHGENLILVLQDHVPVRVFMKDIGEEVAALHDRPLPAAVERIRMSVDDEFRVLAIFTDVFDGFLRFLAAILDADGVLPAGEFWRLVADCVRTHGVDHPQLRDRLDFFAPTFRHSCLNRLQLRNTLQMVDLTDQAGSLIYAGTQDNPLATVAVPTR from the coding sequence ATGAGCACCTTCGCACTGTCGGGTTCCCTGGGCACCATGACCGTCGAGCCACTCGACGTCGCGTCGTACGCCGGACACCTGCACGCCTGGATCACCCACCCCCGGTCCATCTACTGGGGGATGCCCGACGCCGACCTCGACGCGGTCCGGCGCGAGTACGAGCGCATCGACGCCGACCCGCACCACCACGCCTGGCTCGGTCGCCTCGACGGCGAGCCGCTGTTCCTGGCCGAGACCTACGAGCCGGCACACAGCGAACTCGCCACCCACTACCCGGTGCGGCCCGGCGACGTCGGAATGCACGTGCTGGTCGCGCCACCGGCCGGCGGGCAGCGGCACGGACTCACCTCGGCGGTGATGCGTACCGTGCTGGCGTTCATCTTCGCCGACCCGGCACACCACCGGGTCGTCGTCGAACCCGACGTCCGCAACGAGGCGATCGCCGCCAAGAACGCCGAAGCCGGATTCGTCGTCGACCGGCTGATCACGCTGTCGGACAAGCAGGCCCGACTCAGCTTCTGCACCCGGGCCGCGTTCGCCGCCAGCCCGCTCGGCGAGGGCCGGTCCGCGTCACCGGTGACCCTGCCTGCGCACCTCGACCCGGCCACCATCGCGGTCGCCCACCGCCACCTCGTCGCCAAGGCGATCGCCGAGTTCAGCCACGAACGGCTGATCCAGCCGCGACCCGACGGATCGGTGCCGGCCGGCGCCGACGGCGGCAGCTACCTGCTGACCACCGGCGAGCGGATCCACTACCGGTTCCGGGCCCGCCGCTACGCCCTGGACCACTGGCTGATCGACCCGGCATCGGTGACCCGTGAGGTCGACGGCGCACCGGCGCCGCCGGACGCCCTCGACCTGATCATCGAACTTCAGGAGACCCTCGGCATCCCACCGAAGCTGCTCGGCACCTACCTGGAGGAGATCAGCGCCACCCTGGCCGGCGCCGCGTGGAAACACCACCACCGGCGGGAACGCGCCGCCGACCTGGTGCACGCGGACTTCCAGACCATCGAGTCGGCGATGACCGAGGGCCACCCGTTGTTCGTCGCCAACAACGGGCGGATCGGGTTCGGCCTGACCGACCACGCGGCCTACGCGCCAGAGGCAGGCGCCCCGGTACGGCTGGTCTGGCTCGCGGTCCGTCGGGACCTGAGCACCTTCACCGCCGGGCGGGGCGTCGACGAGCAGACGCACTACCTGGCCGAGTTGGGTGCCGACACGCTGTACCGGTTCGCGCAACGGCTGCGCGACCTCGGCCTCGACCCACACGCCTACCGGTACCTGCCGGTGCACCCGTGGCAGTGGGAACACAAGGTCGGCATCACCTTCGCCGCCGACGTGGCGGCCCGGGCCATCGTCCCGGTCGGCACCAGCCCGGACCGGTACCGGGCGCAGCAGTCGATCCGCACCTTCTTCAACATCGACGCGCCACAGCGGCACTACGTCAAGACCGCGCTGTCCATCCAGAACATGGGCTTCATGCGCGGACTGTCCCCGGCGTACATGCGGGCCACCCCGCCGATCAACGACTGGGTCGCCGACCTGGTCGCCGCCGACGACACGCTGCGCGACTGCGGGTTCGAGGTGCTGCGGGAACTGGCGTCGGTCGGCTACACCGGCGACGCGTACCACCGCAGCGGCGCACCCGTCTCGGCGTACCAGCGGATGCTCGCCGCGCTGTGGCGGGAGAGCCCGGTCCCCCGGATCGCCCCCGGGCAGCGGCTGGCCACCATGGCCAGCCTGCTGCACCGCGACCGCGACGGCGCGCACCTGGCGACAGCGATGATCACGGCGTCGGGGCTGACGGCCAGCGACTGGCTGACCCGGTACCTGCGCGCCTACCTGCGACCGCTGCTGCACTGCCTGCTCGGCTACGACCTGGCGTTCATGCCACACGGGGAGAACCTGATCCTCGTGCTGCAGGACCACGTGCCGGTCCGGGTGTTCATGAAGGACATCGGCGAGGAGGTCGCCGCCCTGCACGACCGGCCACTGCCGGCAGCCGTCGAACGGATCCGGATGTCGGTCGACGACGAGTTCCGGGTGCTGGCCATCTTCACCGACGTCTTCGACGGCTTCCTGCGGTTCCTCGCCGCGATCCTGGACGCCGACGGGGTCCTGCCGGCCGGCGAGTTCTGGCGGCTGGTCGCCGACTGTGTCCGTACCCACGGCGTGGACCATCCGCAGCTGCGCGACCGGCTGGACTTCTTCGCCCCGACGTTCCGGCACTCCTGCCTCAACCGGCTGCAGCTACGCAACACCCTGCAGATGGTGGACCTGACCGACCAGGCCGGGTCGTTGATCTATGCCGGGACGCAGGACAACCCGCTCGCCACGGTGGCGGTGCCGACCCGATGA
- a CDS encoding SidA/IucD/PvdA family monooxygenase has translation MRTHDFVAIGLGPFNLGLACLTAPLDDLDGVFLEQRDEFAWHPGLMIDGVSIQVPFLADLVTMADPTSPYSFLNYLKQTGRLYRFYIREDFYPLRAEYDAYCRWAAAQLPAIRFGHRVEQVTHDAASGDYLVRVRQSGTGTVETLRTRRLVLGIGTVPYRPAVLRDLPGPAIHSADYLPHKARLQEMESITVVGSGQSAAEIYLDLLEEIDTCGYRLNWITRSPRFFPMEYTKLTLEMTSPEYVRYFHALPPASRDRLNRDQRSLYKGISGDLVNTIFDTLYRKDVAGPVPTILLTGTALTGAEWDADAGRYRLALHHQEQDRHFTLDTEGLVLATGYRPAVPAILDPVRDRIRWDGRGRFDVAVGYSVDHGDREIFVQNAEEHTHSLTAPDLGMGPYRNSVIIANMLGRDVYPVEHRIAFQHFGALPDDAPSTAPDARDTQTPAERQEALTS, from the coding sequence ATGCGCACGCATGACTTCGTCGCCATCGGTCTCGGCCCGTTCAACCTCGGGCTGGCCTGCCTGACCGCACCGCTCGACGACCTCGACGGGGTTTTCCTGGAGCAACGCGACGAGTTCGCCTGGCACCCCGGGTTGATGATCGACGGTGTCAGTATCCAGGTGCCGTTCCTGGCCGACCTGGTCACCATGGCCGACCCGACCTCGCCGTACTCGTTCCTCAACTACCTCAAGCAGACCGGCCGGCTCTACCGGTTCTACATCCGCGAGGACTTCTACCCACTGCGCGCCGAGTACGACGCCTACTGCCGGTGGGCGGCGGCGCAACTGCCCGCCATCCGGTTCGGCCACCGGGTCGAACAGGTCACCCACGACGCGGCGAGCGGCGACTACCTGGTGCGCGTACGGCAATCGGGCACCGGGACCGTCGAGACGCTGCGGACCCGGCGGCTGGTGCTCGGCATCGGCACCGTGCCGTACCGCCCGGCCGTGCTGCGCGACCTGCCCGGCCCGGCCATCCACAGCGCCGACTACCTGCCACACAAGGCCCGGCTGCAGGAGATGGAGTCGATCACCGTCGTCGGCAGCGGACAGAGCGCCGCGGAGATCTACCTCGACCTGCTGGAGGAGATCGACACCTGCGGCTACCGACTGAACTGGATCACCCGCTCGCCCCGGTTCTTCCCGATGGAGTACACCAAACTGACCCTGGAGATGACCTCACCGGAGTACGTCCGCTACTTCCACGCGTTGCCGCCGGCCAGCCGCGACCGGCTGAACCGGGACCAGCGCAGCCTCTACAAGGGCATCAGCGGTGACCTGGTGAACACCATCTTCGACACCCTGTACCGCAAGGACGTGGCCGGTCCGGTGCCGACCATCCTGCTGACCGGGACCGCCTTGACCGGCGCCGAATGGGACGCCGACGCCGGCCGGTACCGACTCGCCCTGCACCATCAGGAACAGGACCGCCACTTCACGTTGGACACCGAAGGGCTGGTTCTGGCCACCGGCTACCGGCCGGCCGTACCGGCCATCCTCGACCCGGTCCGCGACCGGATCCGGTGGGACGGGCGGGGCCGATTCGACGTGGCCGTCGGCTACAGCGTCGACCACGGCGACCGGGAGATCTTCGTGCAGAACGCCGAGGAGCACACCCACAGCCTGACCGCCCCCGACCTGGGCATGGGTCCGTACCGCAACTCGGTGATCATCGCGAACATGCTCGGCCGCGACGTCTACCCGGTGGAACACCGGATCGCCTTCCAACACTTCGGCGCACTGCCCGACGACGCACCGTCGACGGCGCCCGACGCCAGGGACACTCAGACGCCGGCCGAGCGGCAGGAGGCACTCACCTCATGA
- a CDS encoding aspartate aminotransferase family protein, translating to MYPHLFGRHTVDAYVSSIDQTAARLADRVRTVRQPYSGAGVATLQAMVDRVDLDTPLGTTGAVLDEIGALYLDHAVWFHEPTYLAHLNCPVAIPALSAELLLAAVNSSVDTWDQSTSGTLIERRMVDWTAQRIGFGPTADGVFTSGGTQSNLHGLLLAREDRLARSADGGHPPGDRGAAAGISRDAVLPRLRILATGESHFSVGKSARLLGLAADAVVPVATDDTGRMDPGALRAAIDLLRAQALIPMAVVATAGTTDRGCVDPLAAISQVCREYAVWLHVDAAYGCGLLVSGRRRALLDGIERADSVTVDFHKSFFQPVSCSAIVVREAAAMRRIAVHADYLNPRTATVPNQVDKSLQTTRRFDALKLWLTLRTIGAQQLGEMFDRVVDLAAVAYDELTAQEDFEVAMRPVLSTVLFRYRPGWLPEADCDRLLPRLRARLFGDGAAIIAGTTIDGHYWLKFTLLNPNTTVEDLRTVIDLIRRAGAELLDAEWDPALLSAPPTAIATEVGANAHA from the coding sequence ATGTACCCACATCTTTTCGGCCGGCACACGGTGGACGCCTACGTGTCCAGCATCGACCAGACCGCAGCCCGGCTCGCCGACCGCGTCCGCACGGTCCGCCAGCCGTACTCCGGGGCCGGTGTCGCGACGTTGCAGGCCATGGTCGACCGTGTCGACCTCGACACGCCGCTCGGCACCACCGGGGCCGTGCTCGACGAGATCGGCGCGCTCTACCTCGACCACGCGGTCTGGTTCCACGAACCCACCTACCTCGCCCACCTGAACTGCCCGGTGGCGATCCCCGCGCTCAGCGCCGAACTGCTGCTCGCCGCCGTCAACTCCTCGGTCGACACCTGGGACCAGAGCACCAGCGGCACCCTCATCGAACGCCGGATGGTCGACTGGACCGCGCAGCGGATCGGCTTCGGCCCCACCGCCGACGGCGTCTTCACCAGCGGCGGCACCCAGTCCAACCTGCACGGGCTGCTGCTGGCCCGCGAAGACCGGCTGGCCCGCAGCGCCGACGGCGGGCATCCGCCCGGCGACCGGGGCGCCGCCGCCGGGATCAGCCGCGACGCGGTGCTGCCCCGGCTGCGGATCCTGGCCACCGGGGAGAGCCACTTCAGCGTCGGCAAATCCGCCCGACTGCTCGGGCTGGCCGCCGACGCCGTCGTACCGGTCGCCACCGACGACACCGGCCGGATGGACCCGGGCGCACTACGCGCGGCGATCGACCTGCTCCGCGCCCAGGCGTTGATCCCGATGGCGGTGGTCGCCACCGCCGGCACCACCGACCGGGGCTGCGTCGACCCCCTCGCCGCGATCAGTCAGGTCTGCCGCGAGTACGCCGTGTGGCTGCACGTCGACGCCGCGTACGGCTGTGGCCTGCTGGTCTCCGGCCGACGCCGGGCGCTGCTCGACGGCATCGAACGCGCCGACTCGGTGACCGTGGACTTCCACAAGAGCTTCTTCCAGCCGGTCAGCTGCAGCGCCATCGTGGTCCGGGAGGCGGCGGCCATGCGGCGGATCGCCGTCCACGCCGACTACCTCAATCCGCGTACGGCGACCGTACCCAACCAGGTCGACAAGAGCCTGCAGACCACCCGCCGCTTCGACGCGTTGAAGCTGTGGCTGACCCTGCGCACCATCGGTGCCCAGCAGCTCGGCGAGATGTTCGACCGGGTCGTCGACCTGGCCGCCGTCGCGTACGACGAGCTGACCGCGCAGGAGGACTTCGAGGTCGCGATGCGACCGGTGCTCAGCACCGTGCTGTTCCGTTACCGACCGGGTTGGCTCCCGGAGGCCGATTGTGACCGGCTGCTGCCCCGGCTGCGGGCCCGGCTGTTCGGCGACGGCGCCGCGATCATCGCCGGCACCACCATCGACGGCCACTACTGGCTCAAGTTCACCCTGCTCAACCCGAACACGACAGTGGAAGATCTCCGTACCGTGATCGATCTGATCCGCCGGGCCGGCGCCGAACTGCTCGACGCCGAGTGGGACCCGGCCCTGCTCTCCGCCCCACCGACCGCCATCGCCACGGAGGTGGGCGCCAATGCGCACGCATGA
- a CDS encoding MFS transporter has translation MSTLVQPGASVERPIPSEPAGRLRTLTALYVTQFLGFGFITIGLTSILRAGGTSLETLALLNLIGLIWPVKFLWAPVIDRYGPRRGGHYRSWLLVLQSGMVLTLLALLAADPATGRIGPIVVICAMFVILSATQDIAADALAVRLLHRWDRGAGNGIQVAASYVGNILGGGACVVVYDRFGWAAAVGLLAGLTAVGLLVVWRFREPDRVGRPAGTRQAYGALLSVLRQPGCRSWVLGVVPLLYIGAGAAYAMVSPALVDAGWPLQRIGFVTGIVTSVPAVIAGLVAGGLINRIGRSGVLLVGGVSLAVGTASLLPMLTGWAPTGFTTVALCCFMAAYTVANVALYTVNMDYSRPASGGTDFTVLSSFGLICSYLAAAVGLTVAARVGYPPVAATAIALMLAGVVMGLRHQRRHSPVRASGDAA, from the coding sequence GTGAGCACGCTGGTCCAGCCGGGCGCGAGCGTCGAGCGCCCGATCCCGTCCGAGCCTGCCGGGCGGTTGCGGACGCTGACCGCGCTCTACGTCACCCAGTTTCTCGGCTTCGGGTTCATCACCATCGGTCTGACCAGCATCCTGCGGGCCGGCGGCACCTCACTGGAGACGCTCGCCCTGCTCAACCTGATCGGTCTGATCTGGCCGGTCAAGTTCCTCTGGGCACCGGTCATCGACCGGTACGGGCCCCGACGCGGCGGCCACTACCGGTCGTGGCTGCTGGTGCTGCAGTCCGGGATGGTGCTCACCCTGCTGGCGCTGCTCGCCGCCGACCCGGCCACCGGTCGGATCGGCCCGATCGTGGTGATCTGCGCGATGTTCGTGATCCTGTCGGCGACTCAGGACATCGCGGCGGACGCCCTCGCCGTCCGGCTGCTGCACCGCTGGGACCGGGGCGCCGGTAACGGAATCCAGGTGGCGGCGAGCTACGTCGGCAACATCCTCGGCGGCGGTGCCTGCGTCGTGGTCTACGACCGGTTCGGCTGGGCCGCCGCCGTCGGGCTGCTCGCCGGGCTCACCGCCGTCGGGCTGCTGGTGGTGTGGCGGTTCCGCGAGCCCGACCGGGTCGGCCGACCGGCCGGCACCCGGCAGGCGTACGGCGCGCTGCTGTCGGTGCTGCGCCAGCCCGGCTGCCGCAGCTGGGTGCTCGGTGTCGTGCCACTGCTCTACATCGGTGCGGGTGCCGCGTACGCGATGGTCTCTCCGGCCCTGGTCGACGCCGGCTGGCCGTTGCAGCGGATCGGCTTCGTCACCGGCATCGTCACCAGCGTGCCGGCGGTGATCGCCGGCCTGGTGGCCGGTGGCCTGATCAACCGGATCGGCCGATCCGGGGTGCTGCTGGTCGGCGGCGTCTCGCTCGCCGTCGGCACCGCGTCGCTGCTGCCGATGCTCACCGGGTGGGCGCCGACCGGGTTCACCACCGTGGCGCTGTGCTGCTTCATGGCGGCGTACACGGTGGCCAACGTCGCGCTGTACACCGTCAACATGGACTACTCGCGGCCGGCGTCCGGCGGCACCGACTTCACCGTACTGTCGTCGTTCGGTCTGATCTGCTCCTACCTCGCGGCGGCGGTCGGCCTGACGGTCGCCGCCCGGGTGGGCTACCCGCCCGTCGCCGCCACCGCCATCGCGCTGATGCTCGCCGGCGTCGTCATGGGGCTGCGCCACCAGCGGCGACACTCGCCGGTACGGGCCTCGGGCGACGCCGCGTAG
- a CDS encoding GNAT family N-acetyltransferase: MSVNESEPGGSPEVRVVLTDQVDIAELAAVYRQVHARDLHLLDHTEPSVEQRLEWTAQAPGFAATVAYAAGQPVGTVMGCPLPPETLWWRELRSDTDPELVREWPGRTFAVCEAFVLPRFQRQQAGVPLFSQLLASRTEERASLAVADSNSRVLRSMRVLGWQHVGDLVPFPGWREHAMFVRPSPW, translated from the coding sequence ATGAGCGTCAACGAGAGCGAGCCGGGCGGCTCGCCGGAGGTCCGCGTGGTACTCACCGACCAGGTGGACATCGCCGAACTGGCTGCGGTCTACCGGCAGGTGCACGCCCGGGACCTGCACCTGCTCGACCATACCGAGCCGTCGGTGGAGCAGCGGCTGGAGTGGACGGCGCAGGCCCCCGGGTTCGCAGCCACCGTCGCCTACGCCGCCGGTCAGCCCGTCGGCACCGTGATGGGTTGCCCGCTGCCGCCGGAGACGCTGTGGTGGCGGGAGTTGCGCTCGGACACCGACCCTGAGCTGGTACGCGAGTGGCCGGGGCGGACCTTCGCCGTCTGCGAGGCGTTCGTGCTGCCGCGGTTCCAGCGTCAGCAGGCCGGGGTGCCACTCTTCTCCCAACTGCTGGCCAGCCGCACCGAGGAGCGGGCGTCACTGGCCGTGGCCGACTCCAACAGCCGGGTGCTGCGCTCCATGCGGGTGCTCGGTTGGCAGCACGTCGGCGACCTGGTGCCGTTCCCCGGCTGGCGCGAGCACGCCATGTTCGTCCGTCCGTCACCCTGGTGA
- a CDS encoding glycosyltransferase family 87 protein — protein sequence MESPRRRWLLVAAAIAWLVSRASLLAVPAGLIPGLDAGDVFADVELYRRWSDDLRTGQVPVDDPMWQYPPGAAALFVAIRHLAGDSVQAYTTVFVLFALCADLAVTLALVRLARRGGRIDGVVYWVFAVPLLTLLPYARYDIFVTAPAVVALALLVRRPVLAGVVLAVGALVKVWPAMLLIAARPLRGLRPVAVGFVVALVGLGAALTLAYTGAWSGFTGNQAGRGLQVESVAATAFAVARLVRPDLTVSYVYGSMEFLHPVASVVATVLTGTTLVALGALSWWWSTGRRRTDWTVTTGVDLALLVVLVTVVTSRVLSPQYLPWLLGLAAVCLTRRDTTQRVPAVLIVVSTALTGAYFPWFYAT from the coding sequence GTGGAGTCCCCCCGACGCCGCTGGTTGCTCGTCGCGGCCGCGATCGCCTGGCTGGTCAGCCGCGCCAGCCTGCTCGCCGTACCCGCCGGGTTGATCCCCGGGCTGGACGCCGGTGACGTGTTCGCCGACGTCGAACTCTACCGACGATGGAGCGACGACCTGCGCACCGGGCAGGTGCCGGTCGACGACCCGATGTGGCAGTACCCGCCCGGCGCGGCGGCGCTGTTCGTCGCGATCCGCCACCTCGCTGGCGACTCGGTCCAGGCGTACACCACGGTTTTCGTCCTGTTCGCGCTCTGCGCGGACCTGGCGGTGACGCTCGCCCTGGTCCGCCTTGCCCGTCGGGGTGGCCGGATCGACGGGGTCGTCTACTGGGTGTTCGCCGTACCGTTGCTGACGCTGCTGCCCTACGCCCGGTACGACATCTTCGTCACCGCCCCGGCGGTGGTCGCGTTGGCCCTGCTGGTGCGGCGGCCGGTCCTCGCTGGCGTGGTGCTCGCCGTCGGCGCGCTGGTCAAGGTCTGGCCGGCGATGCTGCTGATCGCCGCCCGGCCGCTGCGCGGGCTACGTCCGGTGGCGGTCGGCTTCGTGGTGGCGCTGGTCGGCCTCGGGGCCGCCCTGACCCTGGCCTACACCGGGGCGTGGTCCGGGTTCACCGGCAACCAGGCCGGCCGGGGGCTGCAGGTGGAGTCGGTGGCCGCGACCGCGTTCGCGGTGGCCCGGCTGGTCCGACCGGACCTCACGGTGTCCTACGTGTACGGTTCGATGGAGTTCCTCCACCCGGTGGCGTCGGTCGTCGCGACGGTGCTGACCGGGACGACGCTGGTGGCGCTCGGGGCGCTGAGCTGGTGGTGGTCGACCGGCCGCCGGCGTACGGACTGGACGGTCACCACCGGCGTCGACCTGGCGCTGCTGGTCGTGCTGGTGACCGTCGTCACCAGTCGGGTCCTCTCGCCGCAGTACCTGCCCTGGCTGCTCGGGCTGGCGGCGGTCTGCCTGACCAGGCGGGACACCACCCAGCGGGTCCCCGCCGTGCTGATCGTCGTGTCGACCGCGTTGACCGGCGCGTACTTCCCGTGGTTCTACGCGACGTGA
- a CDS encoding FAD-dependent monooxygenase gives MPQSTVAARHAVVIGGSLAGLCAARALVDHVDRVTVVDRDRFPDEPKVRAGVPQAHHLHVLITAGQRALDRLFPGLLDELRAAGAVEVAAPTDVMYLSATGWRERFPATHRMIGISRERLDWTVRERLAADPRVRFLPGHEAVGLLGATDRDAVTGVEVRQRGTSGQVLRLDADLVVDASGRGSHSPQWLDRLGYGRPQEVKVESGLGYASRRYVLAPEVTADWKNIVLMPQPPDTGRGGVIYPIENDRWMVTLGGLGGDCPPTDEAGFLEFARGLRSPVLYEAIRDATPDSPIHGFRNTGNHRRRYESMDRWPDGFVVVGDAACTFNPVYGQGMSVAARAGVTLAEQLRTSGGRLGRAAQVKVAAGSEAAWLIATGADLRYPTTVGDQPARGGRLSRWYLDRAADVANRDPYVLKVLTDVFHLVEPLSAVARPGVALRVLRGRPGPRLDTPPPAAVAG, from the coding sequence ATGCCACAATCCACAGTCGCCGCCCGCCATGCCGTCGTCATCGGTGGCAGCCTCGCCGGTCTGTGCGCCGCCCGCGCGCTGGTCGACCACGTCGACCGGGTGACCGTCGTCGACCGGGACCGGTTCCCCGACGAGCCGAAGGTGCGCGCCGGTGTCCCGCAGGCGCACCACCTGCACGTGCTGATCACCGCCGGGCAGCGGGCCCTGGACCGGCTCTTCCCTGGGCTGCTGGACGAGTTACGGGCGGCCGGCGCGGTCGAGGTGGCCGCCCCGACCGACGTCATGTATCTGAGCGCGACCGGTTGGCGGGAACGCTTCCCGGCCACCCACCGGATGATCGGGATCAGCCGGGAACGGCTCGACTGGACGGTACGCGAACGGCTGGCCGCCGACCCCAGGGTGCGGTTCCTGCCGGGCCACGAGGCGGTGGGGCTGCTCGGCGCGACCGACCGGGACGCGGTCACCGGCGTCGAGGTGCGCCAGCGTGGCACCAGCGGGCAGGTACTGCGGCTCGACGCCGATCTGGTGGTCGACGCCAGCGGGCGCGGCTCACACTCCCCGCAGTGGCTCGACCGGCTGGGGTACGGGCGCCCGCAGGAGGTCAAGGTCGAGTCAGGGCTCGGGTACGCCAGCCGTCGCTATGTGCTGGCCCCGGAGGTGACCGCCGATTGGAAGAACATCGTGCTGATGCCGCAGCCACCGGACACCGGGCGGGGCGGGGTGATCTATCCGATCGAGAACGACCGGTGGATGGTCACCCTCGGCGGCCTCGGCGGGGACTGCCCACCCACCGACGAGGCCGGCTTCCTGGAGTTCGCCCGAGGGCTACGCAGCCCGGTGCTCTACGAGGCGATCAGGGACGCCACCCCCGACTCGCCCATCCACGGCTTCCGCAACACCGGCAACCACCGTCGCCGTTACGAGTCCATGGACCGCTGGCCGGACGGGTTCGTGGTGGTCGGCGATGCCGCCTGCACGTTCAATCCGGTCTACGGCCAGGGCATGAGCGTCGCCGCCCGGGCCGGCGTGACCCTGGCCGAGCAGCTGCGTACCAGCGGGGGTCGACTCGGCCGCGCGGCGCAGGTGAAGGTGGCGGCCGGCAGCGAAGCGGCGTGGCTGATCGCCACCGGCGCGGACCTGCGGTACCCGACGACCGTCGGCGACCAGCCGGCACGTGGCGGCCGGTTGTCGCGGTGGTATCTCGACCGGGCCGCCGACGTGGCCAACCGGGATCCGTATGTGCTGAAGGTGCTCACCGACGTGTTCCACCTGGTGGAACCGCTGTCGGCGGTGGCGCGACCCGGCGTCGCGCTGCGGGTGCTGCGAGGCCGGCCAGGCCCACGACTGGACACCCCGCCGCCGGCTGCGGTGGCCGGGTAA